In Archangium violaceum, the following are encoded in one genomic region:
- a CDS encoding MDR family MFS transporter — MRPTHRPLTTVALALCLFMAALEMTVVSTAMPTVVSELGGLESYAWVFTSYMLSSTITVPIFGKLADLYGRKPVLLFGIVLFLIGSIASGLSTSMSMLIAFRTLQGLGAGAMQPVSLTIIGDIYTLEQRAKVQGAFSGVWGLAGLVGPLTGGLIVKYLTWHWVFFINVPVGLAALGLLLGFFHEQVQRKPQKLDFAGAALLSGGVVALLFGVQSLGRNLLALPVAAVLLIAFVLVERKVAEPVIPPSLFKIPAIAISSAAGALFSAAMFGATTYVPLYVQGVLGGSATLAGGMITPMIVGWPLASLVAGRLLLKTGFRPLIVGGLGLTVLGTGLMALFLNPHSSILVPELAMALFGIGLGFTATALLIAVQTSVGWELRGVATASHMFFRTIGGALGVGLMGGVLVSHLLKDPRVPVSAANELLGPEHGRGLPADVLQTLSGALGTGLSINFWIICAATIAAFAAGLFFPKSKREPGTSLPTTDVAAPH; from the coding sequence ATGCGACCAACCCACCGCCCCCTGACCACCGTCGCCCTCGCCCTGTGCCTCTTCATGGCGGCCCTGGAGATGACCGTCGTCTCCACCGCCATGCCCACGGTGGTGAGCGAGCTGGGCGGGCTCGAGAGCTACGCCTGGGTCTTCACCTCGTACATGCTGTCCTCCACCATCACCGTCCCCATCTTCGGCAAGCTGGCGGACCTCTACGGGCGCAAGCCCGTCCTCCTCTTCGGCATCGTCCTCTTCCTCATCGGCTCCATCGCCAGTGGTCTGTCCACCTCGATGAGCATGCTCATCGCCTTCCGGACGCTGCAGGGCCTGGGCGCGGGAGCGATGCAGCCCGTGTCGCTCACCATCATCGGAGACATCTACACCCTGGAGCAGCGCGCGAAGGTGCAGGGCGCCTTCAGCGGGGTGTGGGGCCTGGCGGGACTGGTGGGCCCGCTCACCGGTGGCCTCATCGTGAAGTACCTCACCTGGCACTGGGTCTTCTTCATCAACGTCCCGGTGGGGCTGGCCGCCCTGGGACTGCTGCTGGGCTTCTTCCACGAGCAGGTGCAGCGCAAGCCCCAGAAGCTGGACTTCGCGGGCGCGGCGCTGCTGTCCGGCGGGGTGGTGGCGCTGCTCTTCGGCGTGCAGAGCCTCGGCCGCAACCTGCTCGCGCTGCCGGTGGCGGCCGTGCTGCTCATCGCCTTCGTCCTCGTGGAGCGCAAGGTGGCCGAGCCCGTCATCCCCCCCTCCCTCTTCAAGATTCCCGCCATCGCCATCTCCTCGGCGGCCGGCGCGCTCTTCTCCGCGGCGATGTTCGGCGCCACCACCTACGTGCCCCTGTACGTGCAGGGCGTGCTGGGCGGCTCGGCCACGCTGGCGGGCGGGATGATCACCCCGATGATCGTCGGCTGGCCGCTGGCGAGCCTCGTGGCGGGACGGCTGTTGCTCAAGACGGGGTTCCGCCCGCTCATCGTCGGAGGGCTGGGGCTCACGGTGCTGGGCACGGGGCTGATGGCGCTGTTCCTCAACCCGCACTCGTCCATCCTCGTGCCGGAGCTGGCCATGGCGCTGTTCGGCATCGGCCTGGGCTTCACCGCCACCGCGCTGCTCATCGCCGTGCAGACCAGCGTGGGCTGGGAGCTGCGCGGGGTGGCCACCGCCAGCCACATGTTCTTCCGCACCATCGGCGGGGCGCTCGGGGTGGGGTTGATGGGTGGCGTGCTGGTGTCCCACCTCCTGAAGGATCCGCGCGTGCCCGTCTCCGCCGCCAACGAGCTGCTCGGCCCCGAGCACGGCCGCGGCCTGCCCGCGGATGTCTTGCAGACCCTGAGCGGCGCGCTCGGCACCGGCCTGTCCATCAACTTCTGGATCATCTGCGCGGCCACCATCGCCGCCTTCGCCGCCGGGCTCTTCTTCCCCAAGAGCAAGCGCGAGCCGGGGACGTCCCTGCCCACCACCGACGTGGCCGCGCCTCACTGA
- a CDS encoding transporter substrate-binding domain-containing protein: MSRGFARARLLLAGAVLALLAACAARPEAPPASRESRVLRVGTSGDYPPFSTLKEGQASGFDAALLESYATERGLRLEWVRFRWPELVADLRAHRFDVATSGITVRPERSLTGRYTVPVARNGALLLLRRPTWAPPAGGGTSEEPLALLRALDRPDFRLAVNKGGHLERVARAHFPHARILAIPDNAAVREAVASGQADAALSNTVEGPRWAEGLTGLELVGPFTRDVVALYVDPSQPELAADLDTWLLRQEESGALGELRARYLGPGATGPTATPVDALLSATAERLALMPMVAVAKQRAGQPIEVPAQEAKVLEAARSEVQKAAAALGVSPPPDEALTAFFQAQMDAAKQLQLRAATPADAPAHSLDDELRPALARISSRISTLVPRVPGGLDRDAIRHKAHEELASTGLEAGEIDRLADALVGLGTSRPAPAP, translated from the coding sequence GTGTCTCGTGGATTCGCGCGCGCCCGCCTCCTCCTCGCGGGCGCCGTGCTGGCCCTGCTCGCCGCGTGCGCGGCTCGTCCCGAGGCGCCCCCCGCCTCGCGGGAGAGCCGGGTCCTCCGCGTGGGAACGAGCGGCGACTACCCTCCCTTCAGCACGCTGAAGGAGGGACAGGCCTCCGGCTTCGACGCCGCGCTCCTGGAGTCCTACGCCACCGAGCGCGGGCTGCGCCTCGAGTGGGTGCGCTTCCGCTGGCCGGAGCTGGTGGCGGACCTGCGCGCCCACCGCTTCGACGTGGCGACCAGCGGCATCACCGTCCGGCCCGAGCGCTCGCTGACCGGGCGCTACACCGTCCCCGTGGCGCGCAATGGCGCCCTGCTGCTCCTGCGCCGCCCGACCTGGGCGCCTCCCGCCGGCGGTGGCACCTCCGAGGAGCCGCTCGCGCTCCTGCGCGCGCTCGACCGGCCCGACTTCCGTCTGGCGGTGAACAAGGGCGGACACCTAGAGCGCGTGGCGCGTGCGCACTTCCCGCACGCGCGCATCCTCGCCATTCCCGACAACGCGGCGGTGCGCGAGGCGGTCGCCTCCGGTCAGGCGGACGCGGCCCTCAGCAACACCGTCGAGGGTCCGCGCTGGGCCGAGGGCCTCACCGGCCTCGAGCTGGTCGGCCCGTTCACCCGCGACGTGGTGGCGCTCTACGTGGACCCCTCCCAGCCCGAGCTGGCCGCGGATCTGGACACGTGGCTCCTGCGGCAGGAGGAGAGCGGAGCGCTCGGGGAGCTGCGCGCGCGCTACCTGGGCCCCGGTGCCACCGGGCCCACCGCGACGCCGGTGGATGCACTGCTCTCCGCCACCGCCGAGCGCCTGGCGCTGATGCCCATGGTGGCCGTGGCCAAGCAGCGCGCGGGTCAGCCCATCGAGGTGCCCGCGCAGGAGGCGAAGGTGCTGGAAGCCGCCCGGTCCGAGGTCCAGAAGGCCGCGGCCGCCCTGGGTGTGTCCCCGCCTCCGGACGAGGCGCTCACCGCGTTCTTCCAGGCGCAGATGGACGCGGCCAAGCAGCTCCAGCTCCGCGCGGCCACCCCGGCGGATGCGCCCGCGCACTCGCTCGATGACGAGCTGCGGCCGGCGCTCGCGCGCATCAGCTCGCGCATCAGCACCCTCGTGCCGCGCGTCCCCGGAGGGCTGGACCGGGACGCCATCCGGCACAAGGCGCACGAGGAGCTCGCCTCCACCGGCCTGGAAGCCGGGGAGATCGACCGCCTCGCCGATGCGCTGGTGGGGCTCGGTACGAGCCGCCCCGCTCCCGCTCCGTAA
- a CDS encoding glucose 1-dehydrogenase, which produces MKAVAVFPKGREVKVIDVPEPRLRAPSEVKVRTLEVGVCGTDREVVQFKHGKPPEGEDHLIVGHECVGEVVEVGEQVKNLAPGDLVVPRVRRPCPSEDCLPCRTGNTDFCVTGEYTERGIHGAHGFAAEYFVEDVEYLHKVPRELREVAVLTEPLTIAEKALREVAHIQTRLPWKRPLPGRAVVLGAGPVGLLGAMALMRAGFQTTVYSRKPPPDAKSEMAESLGAAYVSSKQHRVEELVKQRGKADVVYEAAGVASAAFELVKGLAPNGVFVFTGVSESEEEELDQGELMKQWVMNNQVLIGTVNAAAVDFEAAVEDLRHFRTKWPGKVEKLITARHRPEDYAQVVNGEKRTDIKDILVFSRG; this is translated from the coding sequence ATGAAGGCGGTGGCGGTTTTTCCCAAGGGCCGAGAGGTGAAGGTCATCGACGTGCCGGAGCCGAGGCTTCGCGCTCCCTCGGAGGTGAAGGTCCGGACGCTCGAGGTGGGGGTGTGCGGGACGGACAGGGAGGTGGTGCAGTTCAAGCACGGCAAGCCGCCGGAGGGGGAGGATCACCTCATCGTGGGGCACGAGTGCGTGGGCGAGGTGGTGGAGGTGGGCGAGCAGGTGAAGAACCTGGCGCCGGGGGACCTGGTGGTGCCGCGGGTGCGCAGGCCGTGCCCGAGCGAGGACTGCCTGCCGTGCCGCACGGGGAACACGGACTTCTGCGTGACGGGCGAGTACACGGAGCGGGGCATCCACGGGGCGCACGGCTTCGCGGCGGAGTACTTCGTGGAGGACGTGGAGTACCTGCACAAGGTGCCGCGCGAGCTGCGCGAGGTGGCGGTGCTGACGGAGCCGCTGACGATCGCGGAGAAGGCGCTGCGCGAGGTGGCGCACATCCAGACGCGGTTGCCGTGGAAGAGGCCGTTGCCGGGCAGGGCGGTGGTGCTGGGAGCGGGGCCGGTGGGCTTGCTGGGGGCGATGGCGCTGATGAGGGCGGGCTTCCAGACGACGGTGTACTCGCGCAAGCCGCCCCCCGACGCGAAGTCGGAGATGGCGGAGTCACTGGGAGCGGCCTACGTGTCCTCGAAGCAGCACAGGGTGGAAGAGCTGGTGAAGCAGAGGGGAAAGGCGGACGTGGTGTACGAGGCGGCGGGGGTGGCGAGCGCGGCGTTCGAGCTGGTGAAGGGACTGGCACCCAACGGGGTGTTCGTCTTCACGGGCGTGTCGGAGAGCGAGGAGGAGGAGCTGGACCAGGGCGAGCTGATGAAGCAGTGGGTGATGAACAACCAGGTGCTGATCGGAACGGTGAACGCGGCGGCGGTGGACTTCGAGGCGGCGGTGGAGGACCTGAGACACTTCCGGACGAAGTGGCCTGGGAAGGTGGAGAAGCTGATCACGGCGAGACACCGGCCGGAGGACTACGCGCAGGTGGTGAATGGGGAGAAGAGGACGGACATCAAGGACATCCTGGTCTTCTCCCGGGGGTGA
- a CDS encoding glycoside hydrolase family 15 protein, whose product MNGDKTSRPPAIEDHGVIGDMRTVALVATDGTLDWLCFPHFDSPSVFAALLDPEKGGHFRISPELDGERVMRKQFYWPDTNVLVTRFYSPDGVGELVDFMPVGKGERVRQVVRRIRVVRGELAFRMECLPAFDYGREPHTVRLIQGGASLLSEKLKLTLATAMKLETDGQRLTSRFTLQEGQSAVFTLREGAPDSCTDRVLGHDASEVLFRSTVDYWRHWLAKCSYTGRWREVVHRSALVLKLMTFEPSGAIVAAPTCSLPESPGGVRNWDYRYVWIRDAAFTVYALMRIGFRDEAGAFMRWLEKRIAELPEGEPLPLMYALDGGEVPKEQELWHLSGYGGAKPVRVGNGAAHQLQLDIYGELMDSVYLYNKHGAPISYDFWRHLRRLVDWVCDHWREKDESIWEVRGGKQHFVYSKMMCWVAVDRAIRLADKRSFPADRARWLQTRDLIFEEIMQKGWCAKRGAFIQSYERKSLDAANLLMPLVFFLSPVDPRMLSTLDRVRQAPAKAGLTSDGLVFRYDVEATQDGLYGREGTFNLCTFWLVEAMTRASVTRPDLLDEARLTFERMLGYANHLGLYAEQIGTSGEALGNFPQALTHLSLISAAYNLDKALGHRD is encoded by the coding sequence ATGAACGGCGACAAGACGTCGCGACCTCCAGCCATCGAGGACCATGGCGTCATCGGCGACATGCGCACGGTGGCGCTGGTGGCGACGGACGGCACGCTGGACTGGCTGTGCTTTCCGCACTTCGACAGCCCGAGTGTCTTCGCGGCGCTGTTGGATCCGGAGAAGGGGGGACACTTCCGCATCAGCCCGGAGCTGGACGGCGAGCGGGTGATGCGCAAGCAGTTCTACTGGCCGGACACGAACGTGCTGGTGACGCGCTTCTACTCACCGGATGGCGTGGGCGAGCTGGTGGACTTCATGCCGGTGGGGAAGGGGGAGCGGGTGCGCCAGGTGGTGAGGCGCATCCGGGTGGTGAGAGGGGAGCTGGCCTTCCGGATGGAGTGCCTGCCGGCGTTCGACTACGGGAGGGAGCCGCACACGGTGCGGCTCATCCAGGGAGGGGCGAGCCTCCTGTCGGAGAAGCTGAAGCTGACGCTGGCCACGGCGATGAAGCTGGAGACGGACGGGCAGCGGCTCACGTCGCGCTTCACGCTGCAGGAGGGCCAGTCGGCGGTGTTCACGCTGCGCGAGGGGGCGCCGGACTCCTGCACGGACCGGGTGCTGGGGCACGATGCGTCCGAGGTGCTCTTCCGCTCCACGGTGGACTACTGGCGGCACTGGCTGGCGAAGTGCAGCTACACGGGGCGGTGGCGCGAGGTGGTGCATCGCTCGGCGCTGGTGTTGAAGCTGATGACGTTCGAGCCCTCGGGGGCCATCGTGGCGGCGCCCACGTGCAGCCTGCCGGAGTCACCGGGTGGGGTGCGCAACTGGGACTACCGCTACGTGTGGATTCGAGACGCGGCCTTCACGGTGTACGCGCTGATGCGCATCGGCTTCCGGGACGAGGCGGGCGCCTTCATGCGCTGGCTGGAGAAGCGCATCGCGGAGCTGCCCGAGGGCGAGCCCCTGCCGCTCATGTACGCGCTGGACGGAGGCGAGGTGCCGAAGGAGCAGGAGCTGTGGCACCTGTCGGGGTACGGGGGGGCGAAGCCGGTGCGGGTGGGCAACGGGGCGGCGCACCAGCTGCAGCTGGACATCTACGGGGAGCTGATGGACTCGGTGTACCTGTACAACAAGCACGGGGCGCCCATCTCGTATGACTTCTGGAGGCACCTGAGGCGGCTGGTGGACTGGGTGTGCGACCACTGGCGGGAGAAGGACGAGAGCATCTGGGAGGTGCGAGGGGGAAAGCAGCACTTCGTGTACTCGAAGATGATGTGCTGGGTGGCGGTGGATCGGGCGATCCGGCTGGCGGACAAGCGCAGCTTCCCGGCGGACCGGGCGAGGTGGCTGCAGACGCGCGATCTCATCTTCGAGGAGATCATGCAGAAGGGCTGGTGCGCGAAGCGGGGCGCGTTCATCCAGTCGTACGAGCGCAAGTCGCTGGACGCGGCGAACCTGCTGATGCCGCTGGTGTTCTTCCTGTCACCGGTGGATCCGCGGATGCTGTCGACGCTGGACCGGGTGCGGCAGGCGCCGGCGAAGGCGGGGCTGACGTCGGACGGGCTGGTGTTCCGCTACGACGTGGAGGCGACGCAGGACGGGCTGTACGGGAGGGAGGGCACGTTCAACCTGTGCACCTTCTGGCTGGTGGAGGCGATGACGCGGGCGAGCGTGACGAGGCCGGACCTGCTGGACGAGGCGCGGCTGACGTTCGAGCGGATGCTGGGCTACGCGAACCACCTGGGGCTGTACGCGGAGCAGATCGGGACATCAGGGGAGGCGCTGGGCAACTTCCCGCAGGCCCTCACGCACCTGTCACTCATCAGCGCGGCGTACAACCTGGACAAGGCGCTGGGCCACCGGGACTGA
- a CDS encoding response regulator, whose translation MYDPSQRVILLVEDNADDELMTLRAFRKSNIHNPVVVVRDGAEALDYLFIQGRHANRDPSIRPQVVLLDLHLPRIDGLEVLRRVRAHEQTRTLPVVVLTSSKEERDLMESYQLGVNSFVHKPVDVTAFFEAVRQLGMYWLVLNELPSPRRAG comes from the coding sequence ATGTATGACCCGAGCCAACGCGTCATCCTTCTCGTCGAGGACAACGCCGACGACGAGCTGATGACCCTGAGGGCCTTCCGCAAGAGCAACATCCACAACCCGGTGGTCGTCGTACGCGATGGGGCCGAGGCGCTCGACTACCTGTTCATCCAGGGCAGGCACGCGAACAGGGATCCGAGCATCCGGCCCCAGGTGGTGCTGTTGGACCTGCACCTGCCCCGCATCGACGGCCTCGAGGTGCTGCGGCGCGTGCGCGCCCACGAGCAGACCCGCACCCTGCCCGTGGTCGTCCTCACCTCCTCCAAGGAGGAGAGGGACCTGATGGAGAGCTACCAGCTGGGCGTCAACAGCTTCGTCCACAAGCCGGTGGACGTCACCGCCTTCTTCGAGGCGGTGCGGCAGCTGGGCATGTACTGGCTCGTCCTCAACGAGCTGCCTTCTCCCAGACGGGCTGGGTGA
- a CDS encoding TetR/AcrR family transcriptional regulator, giving the protein MGRPRQVLDEDILVAARACFIEHGASVSTETIAARLGVSGPALLKRFGSKRELLKAAFGVAKVPPWLRLLEKGPDERELTEQIREVAAAIDAFFREMVPAFSVLREAGITPEEWRGENKDVPPPARTYETVTGWFRRAQEQGRLREGDPSVMAGMFLASLQYRYFLAHITNQPVPTEEEVPWMQRMVDMFWRGVAPESEPGSSSSDKARPQRGKGPRVG; this is encoded by the coding sequence ATGGGGCGTCCCCGACAGGTCCTGGACGAAGACATTCTGGTAGCGGCACGCGCCTGTTTCATCGAGCACGGAGCCTCGGTGAGCACGGAGACGATCGCCGCGCGTCTGGGGGTGTCGGGGCCGGCGCTGCTCAAGCGCTTCGGCAGCAAGCGGGAACTGCTCAAGGCCGCCTTCGGCGTGGCCAAGGTGCCGCCCTGGCTCCGGCTGCTGGAGAAGGGCCCGGACGAGCGGGAGCTGACGGAGCAGATCCGCGAGGTGGCCGCCGCCATCGATGCCTTCTTCCGGGAGATGGTGCCGGCCTTCTCCGTCCTGCGCGAGGCGGGCATCACCCCCGAGGAGTGGCGCGGAGAAAACAAGGATGTGCCTCCACCAGCGCGCACCTACGAGACGGTGACGGGCTGGTTCCGCCGCGCCCAGGAGCAGGGCCGCCTGCGCGAGGGGGACCCCAGCGTGATGGCCGGCATGTTCCTGGCGAGCCTGCAGTACCGCTACTTCCTCGCCCACATCACCAACCAGCCCGTCCCCACCGAGGAGGAGGTCCCTTGGATGCAGCGCATGGTGGACATGTTCTGGCGCGGCGTGGCCCCGGAGTCCGAGCCGGGCTCCTCCTCCTCCGACAAGGCCCGCCCTCAGCGCGGCAAGGGCCCTCGCGTCGGGTGA
- a CDS encoding peptidoglycan-binding protein, which produces MATPARSLLPTLQLGSRGPDVRELQTLLNGKGFDCGTVDGVFGPKTQAAVEAFQRAEKITVDGIAGPQVWDRLEAQSPTLPLPPPGSPATAEAFVQMALSQAGDRYVFGAEVRLDDPNPEEFDCSELVQWAAHQVGVSIPDGTMNQLPHIQRAGKEISVERAFRTRGALLFRPGHVAISLGDGRTIEAKGSQYGVGVFSAHGRKWTTGGLIPGLMY; this is translated from the coding sequence ATGGCTACTCCTGCCCGGTCGCTCCTGCCCACCCTCCAGCTGGGCTCCCGTGGCCCCGACGTGCGCGAGCTCCAGACCCTGCTCAACGGCAAGGGGTTCGACTGCGGAACCGTGGACGGCGTCTTCGGCCCCAAGACCCAGGCCGCCGTCGAGGCCTTCCAGCGCGCGGAGAAGATCACCGTGGATGGCATCGCCGGCCCCCAGGTCTGGGACCGGCTCGAGGCCCAGAGCCCCACGCTTCCTCTTCCTCCTCCGGGCTCCCCCGCCACCGCCGAGGCCTTCGTCCAGATGGCTCTCTCCCAGGCCGGCGATCGGTATGTCTTCGGCGCCGAGGTCCGGCTCGATGATCCCAACCCCGAGGAGTTCGACTGCTCCGAGCTCGTTCAGTGGGCCGCTCACCAGGTCGGCGTCTCCATCCCCGATGGGACCATGAACCAGCTCCCGCATATCCAGCGCGCCGGCAAGGAGATCTCCGTCGAGCGGGCCTTCCGCACCCGCGGCGCCCTGCTCTTCCGCCCGGGTCACGTCGCCATCAGTCTCGGCGACGGCCGCACCATCGAGGCCAAGGGCTCACAGTACGGCGTCGGGGTCTTCAGCGCCCACGGCCGGAAGTGGACCACCGGGGGTCTCATCCCCGGGTTGATGTACTGA
- a CDS encoding cyclase family protein yields MEGAWLDISVPFGEEPSREGAAAGEGGLPEGVEAQAEWLKRAAWMGTYVTAPPSLELDLEDTERLPLSATVGKARVLHLDDVDCIRADSLADYEPRAGERLLLRTRNSQREWWKKPHGEDFVMLSEAAARLLVERKVACVGVDYVSRAGAGFHAESRGVHQLMREAGVWLIEGLDLTEVKVGMHELVCLPLKVKAEWGSPARALVRALRE; encoded by the coding sequence ATGGAGGGAGCCTGGCTGGACATCTCGGTGCCGTTCGGAGAGGAGCCTTCGAGAGAGGGAGCGGCGGCGGGAGAAGGAGGGCTCCCGGAGGGGGTGGAGGCGCAGGCGGAGTGGCTGAAGAGGGCGGCGTGGATGGGGACATACGTGACGGCGCCGCCGAGCCTGGAGCTGGACCTGGAGGACACGGAGAGGCTGCCGTTGTCGGCGACGGTGGGGAAGGCGAGGGTGCTGCACCTGGATGACGTGGACTGCATCCGCGCGGACTCGCTGGCGGACTACGAGCCGAGGGCGGGGGAGCGGCTGCTGCTGCGCACGCGCAACTCGCAGCGGGAGTGGTGGAAGAAGCCGCACGGGGAGGACTTCGTGATGCTGTCGGAGGCGGCGGCGCGGCTGCTGGTGGAGCGCAAGGTGGCGTGCGTGGGGGTGGACTACGTGTCGCGTGCGGGAGCGGGCTTCCACGCGGAGAGCCGGGGCGTGCACCAGCTGATGAGGGAGGCGGGGGTGTGGCTCATCGAGGGGCTGGACCTGACGGAGGTGAAGGTGGGGATGCACGAGCTGGTGTGCCTGCCGCTGAAGGTGAAGGCGGAGTGGGGCTCGCCGGCGCGGGCGCTGGTGCGCGCGCTGCGCGAGTAG
- a CDS encoding phospholipase D-like domain-containing protein, protein MAVCTMAVTGCESSLPAYVLDDVDVGTVEAGVSTASGTLGGKAVWAYFNNPPAFGGVDATITNEVKRLIDNTPAGATIRAAIHSVSHTGIADALLAAQNRGVTVYVVMDAKNASTGYAAVETLKKLANYKFCTNTSGGGGCISTSAASNMHTKLFTFSQTKDPNGVLRPYVSWFGSANLTGASGTEAFNNAIVIYDAVTLFDGLNANFTDMWNRRHYTGNDYYDSASGRGYYLANPADAYASPEGVGQTDTIVTRLNDITPDANCRIRIGMSFVTTGRPALLSQIKSMKAGGCSVWMVVSGNSTDGIDMSQSVYNELLDAGVAIRRKDKVHDKFFAIYGKFGTTYHYRVYTGSQNWSQDALNENEELFVKLAPESGTVHPIYDAFVAHFNDAYNNGVTCSKANYPCK, encoded by the coding sequence ATGGCTGTCTGCACGATGGCTGTCACCGGTTGCGAGTCCTCGCTCCCGGCGTATGTGCTCGATGATGTCGACGTGGGCACGGTCGAGGCGGGAGTGAGCACCGCTTCCGGGACGCTCGGTGGCAAGGCCGTCTGGGCCTACTTCAACAACCCGCCCGCCTTCGGTGGCGTGGACGCCACCATCACCAACGAGGTGAAGCGTCTCATCGACAATACGCCCGCGGGCGCCACCATCCGCGCCGCCATCCACTCCGTGAGCCATACGGGCATCGCCGATGCCCTCCTCGCCGCGCAGAACCGCGGCGTCACGGTGTACGTCGTCATGGACGCCAAGAACGCGAGCACCGGCTACGCCGCCGTCGAGACGCTCAAGAAGCTCGCCAACTACAAGTTCTGCACCAACACGAGCGGCGGTGGCGGCTGCATCAGCACCAGCGCCGCCAGCAACATGCACACCAAGCTGTTCACGTTCAGCCAGACGAAGGATCCCAACGGCGTGCTGCGCCCCTACGTCTCCTGGTTCGGCTCGGCCAACCTCACCGGCGCCAGCGGCACCGAGGCCTTCAACAACGCCATCGTCATCTACGACGCCGTCACCCTCTTCGACGGTCTCAACGCCAACTTCACCGACATGTGGAACCGGCGCCACTACACCGGCAATGACTACTACGACTCCGCCTCCGGCCGGGGTTACTACCTGGCCAACCCCGCCGATGCCTATGCCTCTCCCGAAGGCGTGGGGCAGACCGATACCATCGTCACCCGTTTGAATGACATCACCCCCGATGCCAACTGCCGCATCCGCATCGGCATGTCCTTCGTCACCACCGGCCGCCCCGCGCTGCTCTCGCAGATCAAGAGCATGAAGGCCGGCGGTTGCTCCGTCTGGATGGTCGTCAGCGGCAACTCCACCGACGGCATCGACATGTCCCAGTCCGTCTACAACGAGCTGCTCGACGCCGGTGTCGCCATCCGCCGCAAGGACAAGGTCCACGACAAGTTCTTCGCCATCTACGGCAAGTTCGGCACCACCTATCACTACCGCGTCTACACCGGCTCCCAGAACTGGTCCCAGGACGCCCTCAACGAAAACGAGGAGCTCTTCGTCAAGCTCGCTCCCGAGTCCGGCACCGTTCATCCCATCTACGACGCGTTCGTCGCCCACTTCAACGACGCGTACAACAACGGCGTCACCTGCTCCAAGGCCAACTACCCCTGCAAGTAG